A DNA window from Streptomyces asoensis contains the following coding sequences:
- a CDS encoding lytic polysaccharide monooxygenase — protein sequence MPRTTAHRTAALATAALSPLLLGLWAAAPAQAHGAPTDPVSRVYACSPEGGADARTAACRAAIAANGTSFAAWDNLRVADVNGRDRQTVPDGRLCSGGLPAYKGLDLARADWPSTRLTPGGTLRMTYASTIAHTGTFKLYLTKPGYDPTKPLTWSDLPASPFAEVEDPPLTNGAYRFTAKLPADRTGRQMLYTIWQNTSTPDTYYSCSDVVFPAAAASKGEPKSGATTKTPAAARPTASTSVASASTTPASPSAAPSASTVSAAAPAEAAAGPDSTPVASVSGGGSGPSAPVLAGGAAAVLVLTGGAALVARLRRR from the coding sequence ATGCCCCGCACCACCGCACACCGCACCGCAGCACTGGCGACCGCCGCGCTGAGCCCGCTGCTGCTGGGCCTGTGGGCCGCCGCACCGGCCCAGGCGCACGGCGCGCCGACGGATCCGGTCAGCCGGGTGTACGCCTGTTCCCCCGAGGGCGGGGCCGACGCGAGGACGGCGGCCTGCCGGGCGGCGATCGCGGCGAACGGCACCTCCTTCGCCGCATGGGACAACCTGCGGGTGGCCGACGTGAACGGCCGCGACCGGCAGACCGTTCCCGACGGACGGCTGTGCAGCGGCGGTCTGCCCGCCTACAAAGGACTCGACCTCGCCCGCGCCGACTGGCCCTCGACCCGGCTCACCCCGGGCGGGACCCTGCGCATGACGTACGCCTCGACGATCGCGCACACCGGCACGTTCAAGCTGTATCTGACGAAACCGGGGTACGACCCGACGAAGCCGCTCACCTGGTCCGATCTCCCGGCGAGTCCGTTCGCCGAGGTCGAGGACCCGCCCCTGACGAACGGCGCCTACCGCTTCACGGCGAAGCTGCCCGCCGACCGGACGGGGCGTCAGATGCTCTACACGATCTGGCAGAACACCAGTACGCCCGACACCTACTACTCGTGCTCGGACGTGGTGTTCCCCGCGGCGGCCGCCTCGAAGGGCGAGCCGAAGTCAGGCGCGACGACGAAGACACCGGCCGCGGCCCGGCCCACGGCGTCAACGAGTGTGGCCTCGGCGAGCACGACGCCCGCCTCGCCCTCAGCCGCTCCGTCCGCGTCGACCGTGTCCGCCGCCGCGCCCGCCGAGGCGGCGGCCGGACCGGACAGCACCCCGGTGGCGTCCGTGTCCGGGGGCGGCTCCGGACCGTCCGCGCCCGTGCTGGCGGGCGGCGCCGCGGCGGTGCTGGTGCTCACCGGCGGCGCCGCCCTGGTCGCGCGACTGCGTCGGCGCTGA
- a CDS encoding Tat pathway signal sequence domain protein, which produces MRTRSLLALAGTVAALSLTAVTPASAAGAVLTTANGDVAVGDVLNASLASGTTATLYSSATGTSGVSCASSGFSATVTDNPTAPGTATESLTAHTFGSCTANVIGVLGVTSVTVNNLPYTTSVSSGGTVTVTPASGSTIQTTVVLRTLLGSINCVYQAPSLTGTANNADNSINFASQQFTKTSGSSLCFANGYFTAKYSPVTDAGAAVTVN; this is translated from the coding sequence ATGCGCACTCGCTCCCTCCTCGCCCTCGCCGGTACCGTCGCCGCGCTCTCGCTCACGGCCGTCACCCCGGCCTCCGCGGCCGGCGCGGTGCTGACGACCGCCAACGGCGACGTGGCCGTCGGCGACGTCCTCAACGCCTCCCTCGCCAGCGGCACGACCGCCACCCTCTACTCCAGCGCGACCGGCACCAGCGGCGTCTCCTGTGCCTCGTCCGGCTTCAGCGCCACGGTGACCGACAACCCCACCGCGCCCGGCACGGCGACCGAGTCGCTCACCGCGCACACCTTCGGCAGTTGCACCGCGAACGTCATCGGCGTGCTCGGCGTCACCAGCGTCACGGTCAACAACCTCCCCTACACCACGAGCGTGTCCTCGGGCGGCACCGTCACCGTGACCCCGGCGAGCGGTTCCACCATCCAGACCACGGTCGTGCTGCGCACCCTGCTCGGCAGCATCAACTGCGTCTACCAGGCGCCCAGCCTGACCGGCACGGCCAACAACGCCGACAACAGCATCAACTTCGCCAGCCAGCAGTTCACCAAGACGTCCGGCTCGTCGCTCTGCTTCGCGAACGGCTACTTCACCGCCAAGTACTCCCCGGTGACCGACGCGGGCGCGGCCGTCACCGTCAACTGA
- a CDS encoding DUF6230 family protein, with amino-acid sequence MASSPDVTSSADNTPENPESGSAERRGRVRLRRAAVMAVPATFVAAGLAVLTAQGALGVQFAISGMPFVVTADRLDGEGFAQFGGLDNMIENSPNQGDTGGQVLVVTSVVKNGKITNMCQSVDLGGIQLILRAGAGSTPVSVKNLAIDSDEISGDAEFNNIEIGRDSSTFDKVPIQGPAGVYGQQADTVVIKNLYQHNYAATAAVFKLPGLKMSFSSEGCK; translated from the coding sequence ATGGCCTCGTCCCCGGACGTCACTTCGTCCGCCGACAACACCCCCGAGAACCCCGAAAGCGGTTCCGCAGAGAGACGCGGCCGGGTCCGGCTGCGCCGGGCCGCCGTCATGGCGGTGCCCGCCACCTTCGTCGCCGCGGGACTCGCGGTCCTCACCGCCCAGGGCGCCCTGGGCGTGCAGTTCGCGATCTCCGGGATGCCGTTCGTGGTCACCGCGGACCGGCTGGACGGCGAGGGCTTCGCCCAGTTCGGCGGCCTGGACAACATGATCGAGAACAGCCCCAACCAGGGCGACACCGGCGGCCAGGTCCTGGTCGTCACCTCGGTCGTGAAGAACGGCAAGATCACCAACATGTGCCAGAGCGTCGACCTCGGCGGCATCCAGCTGATCCTGCGGGCCGGCGCCGGGTCCACCCCGGTGAGCGTGAAGAACCTGGCGATCGACTCCGACGAGATCTCGGGCGACGCCGAGTTCAACAACATCGAGATCGGCCGCGACTCCAGCACCTTCGACAAGGTCCCGATCCAGGGCCCCGCGGGTGTCTACGGCCAGCAGGCGGACACGGTCGTCATCAAGAACCTGTACCAGCACAACTACGCCGCCACCGCGGCCGTCTTCAAGCTGCCCGGCCTGAAGATGAGCTTCTCGAGCGAGGGCTGCAAGTAA
- a CDS encoding DUF6114 domain-containing protein: MTFTQWRDRFRVWRGHRPFAGGVLLVLGGAEILVTMKAPLPVILHVGMQGLAGYLLPSLMVVCGLLILFNPTQRLFYSIIAILLSLGTWLTSNIGGFVVGLLLGAVGSSISFGWLPDQEPRKSRRQERKEARTETHAESVRKDGFSGAGEPA; this comes from the coding sequence ATGACCTTCACCCAGTGGCGGGACCGTTTCCGGGTGTGGCGGGGCCACCGGCCCTTCGCGGGCGGCGTGCTGCTCGTCCTGGGTGGCGCGGAGATCCTGGTGACCATGAAGGCACCGCTCCCGGTGATCCTTCATGTGGGCATGCAGGGACTGGCGGGATACCTCCTGCCTTCCCTGATGGTGGTCTGCGGTCTGCTGATCCTCTTCAACCCGACCCAGCGGCTGTTCTACTCGATCATCGCCATCCTGCTCTCCCTGGGCACCTGGCTCACGTCGAACATCGGCGGCTTCGTCGTCGGCCTCCTGCTGGGGGCCGTGGGCAGCAGCATCTCCTTCGGCTGGCTGCCCGACCAGGAGCCGCGCAAGAGCCGCCGGCAGGAGCGCAAGGAAGCCCGGACCGAGACGCACGCCGAGTCGGTCCGCAAGGACGGCTTCTCGGGAGCGGGCGAACCCGCCTGA
- a CDS encoding substrate-binding domain-containing protein, which yields MNTPLPARSADGPHGSVRRTALTAVCCLLLLTGCSGATASGSEGKAADGPGDRLKVALVTHGAKGDDFWELVRKGAEAAAAKDGVDLTYASDSDAGGQAELVRDAIADRVDGIAVTLAKPQAMKSPVARARAAGIPVVGLNSGIDAWRSAGLVEYFGQDESVAGRAVGDKLDGLGAKHALCVIHERGNIALEARCAGVKKTFTGETEMLYVDGTDMDAVTTTVAARLRQEPDIDEVITNGAQFALAAVKAADQADSGAKVATFDLNKDLVTAVREGSVQFAVDQQPYLQGYLAVDALWLYKTNGNLSGGGVAPVLTGPAFVTKTNVAEVARFAAAGTR from the coding sequence ATGAACACTCCCCTCCCCGCTCGATCCGCGGACGGCCCCCACGGGTCCGTCCGCCGCACCGCCCTCACGGCGGTCTGCTGTCTCCTCCTGCTGACCGGCTGCTCCGGCGCCACCGCGTCCGGCTCGGAGGGAAAGGCGGCAGACGGGCCGGGCGACCGGCTCAAGGTCGCCCTGGTCACCCACGGCGCCAAGGGCGACGACTTCTGGGAACTCGTGCGCAAGGGCGCCGAAGCCGCGGCCGCCAAGGACGGCGTCGACCTGACCTACGCCAGTGACTCCGACGCCGGCGGACAGGCAGAACTGGTCCGCGACGCGATCGCCGACCGGGTGGACGGCATAGCGGTCACCCTCGCCAAGCCGCAGGCCATGAAGAGCCCGGTGGCCCGCGCCAGGGCGGCCGGGATACCCGTGGTGGGACTCAACTCCGGTATCGACGCCTGGCGTTCGGCGGGGCTCGTGGAGTACTTCGGCCAGGACGAGAGCGTCGCGGGCCGGGCCGTCGGCGACAAGCTGGACGGCCTCGGCGCCAAGCACGCCCTGTGCGTGATCCACGAGCGGGGCAACATCGCCCTGGAGGCGCGCTGCGCGGGCGTGAAGAAGACGTTCACCGGCGAGACCGAGATGCTCTACGTGGACGGAACGGACATGGACGCCGTCACCACCACCGTGGCGGCGCGGCTGCGCCAGGAACCCGACATCGACGAAGTCATCACCAACGGCGCCCAGTTCGCGCTCGCCGCGGTAAAGGCGGCGGACCAGGCGGACAGCGGCGCCAAGGTCGCCACCTTCGACCTCAACAAGGACCTGGTCACCGCCGTCCGCGAGGGCAGCGTCCAGTTCGCCGTGGACCAACAGCCCTATCTCCAGGGCTATCTGGCCGTCGACGCCCTCTGGCTCTACAAGACCAACGGCAACCTCAGCGGCGGCGGTGTGGCACCCGTGCTGACGGGTCCGGCCTTCGTCACGAAGACCAACGTCGCCGAGGTCGCCCGCTTCGCCGCAGCCGGAACCCGCTGA
- a CDS encoding nitrate- and nitrite sensing domain-containing protein, translating to MSARTGARRRRLGSIRLSLILLALVPGVTLAAMWGVTTTQMFEEGLRLRAQTGLSRSTGAMGTEATLALQQERSLSAVWLASRPAGSRAALEAQRRKTDTAVAELVARSDDIQQAPARVRDRLYSVVASVGSLEYYRGQVDDPTDITAAQALDQYTSVIDDQIHAFQELSQVDDGDLTSQAGPLVALEHAAELVSEEDLQLTLAGPGGRMDAKTWAAFAQLVNTRRWLVQDQIVPSLTGTAKAQTEKILTSYQWQILQSVEDRVLAARSSQSRNGDVLLPDVQKDWRAALIEVSDQYAGLIRLQTTALLQRSADEARHLLITAASLSAGGLVALLVCVGMSWRITRSLSRRLHGLRMATLSLAHERLPDVVARLDRGETVDVDTAAPGLDYGGDELGQVAQAFNTAQRTAVHTAVELADTRRGFQKVILGIARQSQNLVNLQLSKLDALERRHQDPDVLAGLYELDSTASQLRRYEENLVIISGGRPGRSWTEPVALIDILRSAVGEVAEYRRAEVHTEEEVYIAPPAVADVIHLLAELIDNATAYSPAPSPVGVRATLVARGLAIEVEDRGLGLSEEDYASFNAQLAVPPQFDVVALADDLRLGMFVIARLANRHGITVTLRSSPYGGTTAIVLIPHDTVVRESPAAPGTGPSDKAASAGPTTAPAPGTVPAGTAAPATPVTGAAAPADTAASATPAGDPADTIAPTAPDTAPVGPADATAPATPTAAATDHADVATPAVPADPAAGTAGAVGTAHGHLVRSGAPGGSGDGGDRPVGAAGGRATGMTPLPRRVPQTSLATELRDDRAAAPVDEDGFPDDFTAERAASSLAGFQRGTLRAHADAEGPHNGSSPSPAEEADDPAVTAAGPSSPTPTPPADRS from the coding sequence ATGTCTGCACGGACAGGTGCCCGGCGCCGCCGACTCGGCTCCATACGTCTCTCCCTCATCCTGCTGGCACTGGTGCCCGGCGTCACCCTCGCCGCCATGTGGGGTGTGACGACGACCCAGATGTTCGAGGAGGGTCTCCGGCTGCGCGCGCAGACCGGACTGAGCCGCTCGACCGGAGCCATGGGCACCGAGGCGACGCTCGCCCTCCAGCAGGAACGCAGCCTGTCGGCCGTGTGGCTGGCCTCGCGGCCCGCGGGATCCCGGGCCGCGCTGGAGGCCCAGCGCCGCAAGACGGACACGGCGGTCGCCGAGCTCGTGGCCCGGTCCGACGACATCCAGCAGGCACCGGCGCGGGTCAGGGACCGGCTGTACTCGGTCGTCGCCTCCGTGGGAAGCCTGGAGTACTACCGGGGCCAGGTGGACGACCCCACCGACATCACCGCCGCCCAGGCACTGGACCAGTACACCTCGGTCATCGACGACCAGATCCACGCCTTCCAGGAACTGTCCCAGGTCGACGACGGCGACCTCACCTCGCAGGCCGGCCCGCTGGTCGCCCTGGAGCACGCGGCGGAGCTGGTCTCCGAGGAGGACCTCCAGCTCACCCTCGCCGGGCCCGGTGGGCGGATGGACGCCAAGACCTGGGCCGCCTTCGCCCAGCTGGTGAACACCCGGCGCTGGCTCGTGCAGGACCAGATCGTCCCCTCGCTCACCGGCACGGCGAAGGCGCAGACCGAGAAGATCCTCACCAGCTACCAGTGGCAGATCCTCCAGTCCGTCGAGGACCGGGTGCTCGCGGCCCGGTCGAGCCAGAGCCGCAACGGTGACGTGCTGCTGCCGGACGTGCAGAAGGACTGGCGCGCCGCGCTCATCGAGGTCTCCGACCAGTACGCGGGGCTGATCCGGCTCCAGACCACGGCCCTGCTCCAGCGCAGCGCGGACGAGGCACGTCACCTGCTCATCACGGCGGCCTCGCTGAGCGCCGGCGGTCTGGTGGCCCTGCTGGTGTGCGTGGGCATGTCCTGGCGGATCACCCGCTCGCTGTCCCGGCGGCTGCACGGGCTGCGCATGGCCACGCTCAGCCTCGCGCACGAGCGGCTCCCGGACGTCGTGGCCCGGCTGGACCGGGGCGAGACCGTCGACGTGGACACGGCCGCGCCGGGGCTGGACTACGGCGGCGACGAACTCGGCCAGGTGGCCCAGGCGTTCAACACGGCGCAGCGGACGGCCGTGCACACCGCGGTCGAACTGGCGGACACCCGGCGGGGCTTCCAGAAGGTCATCCTGGGCATCGCCCGGCAGAGCCAGAACCTGGTCAATCTCCAGCTCAGCAAGCTCGACGCGCTGGAGCGGCGGCACCAGGACCCGGACGTCCTGGCCGGGCTGTACGAACTGGACTCCACGGCGAGCCAGTTGCGCCGTTACGAGGAGAACCTCGTCATCATCAGCGGCGGCCGTCCCGGACGCAGCTGGACGGAGCCGGTGGCGCTGATCGACATCCTGCGCAGTGCCGTCGGGGAGGTCGCCGAGTACCGGCGGGCCGAGGTGCACACCGAGGAGGAGGTGTACATCGCCCCGCCCGCGGTGGCGGACGTGATCCACCTGCTCGCGGAGCTCATCGACAACGCGACGGCCTACTCGCCGGCGCCCAGCCCGGTCGGGGTACGGGCCACGCTGGTGGCCCGGGGCCTGGCGATCGAGGTCGAGGACCGGGGCCTCGGGCTGTCCGAGGAGGACTACGCCTCCTTCAACGCACAGTTGGCAGTCCCCCCGCAGTTCGACGTGGTGGCACTCGCCGACGACCTGCGGCTGGGCATGTTCGTGATCGCGCGGCTCGCGAACCGGCACGGCATCACGGTCACCCTGCGCTCCTCGCCGTACGGCGGCACGACGGCGATCGTACTGATCCCCCACGACACGGTCGTCCGCGAATCCCCGGCGGCCCCCGGCACCGGTCCGTCGGACAAGGCCGCCTCGGCCGGCCCGACGACTGCGCCGGCCCCCGGCACCGTTCCGGCGGGCACGGCCGCTCCGGCGACTCCGGTGACCGGCGCCGCCGCTCCGGCGGACACGGCCGCCTCGGCGACCCCGGCCGGCGATCCGGCGGACACGATCGCGCCTACGGCCCCCGACACGGCTCCGGTCGGCCCGGCCGACGCGACCGCCCCTGCGACCCCGACGGCCGCCGCCACCGATCACGCCGACGTGGCCACCCCGGCGGTCCCCGCGGACCCGGCGGCGGGTACCGCGGGTGCCGTGGGGACCGCGCATGGTCACCTCGTCCGGTCCGGTGCGCCGGGCGGGAGCGGGGACGGGGGTGACCGTCCGGTAGGGGCGGCCGGCGGCCGGGCGACCGGGATGACGCCGCTGCCCCGCAGGGTGCCGCAGACCAGCCTGGCCACCGAGCTGCGCGACGACCGCGCCGCGGCCCCCGTCGACGAGGACGGTTTCCCGGACGATTTCACCGCGGAACGTGCGGCCTCTTCCCTCGCCGGTTTCCAGCGCGGCACGCTGCGAGCACACGCCGACGCCGAAGGACCGCACAACGGCTCTTCGCCCTCACCCGCCGAGGAGGCCGACGACCCGGCGGTCACCGCCGCAGGCCCCTCCTCCCCGACCCCGACACCCCCCGCCGACCGCTCATGA
- a CDS encoding roadblock/LC7 domain-containing protein: MTRSIPGTNPQLDQLLTGLVDRVADVNQAVVLSEDGLVVSKSTGFLREDAERLAATASGLMSLSRGVSMDFRGGPVRQALIEMAHSYLILTSAGPGAHLVVLAGKNADVGVVAYQMNMLVKKIGEHLSAAPRAHVGPAVRTNGG; encoded by the coding sequence ATGACACGCTCCATCCCTGGCACCAACCCCCAGCTCGACCAGCTGCTCACCGGTCTCGTGGACCGGGTCGCCGACGTGAACCAGGCCGTCGTGCTCTCCGAGGACGGCCTGGTGGTGAGCAAGTCGACCGGTTTCCTGCGAGAGGACGCCGAACGGCTGGCGGCGACCGCGTCGGGGCTGATGAGCCTCAGCCGGGGCGTCAGCATGGACTTCCGCGGCGGACCGGTGCGCCAGGCGCTGATCGAGATGGCCCACAGCTACCTCATCCTCACCTCGGCGGGCCCCGGCGCCCACCTCGTCGTGCTCGCGGGGAAGAACGCGGACGTCGGCGTGGTGGCGTACCAGATGAACATGCTGGTCAAGAAGATCGGTGAGCACCTCAGCGCGGCACCGCGGGCCCATGTCGGTCCCGCAGTGCGCACCAACGGCGGGTGA
- a CDS encoding DUF742 domain-containing protein, with product MSGGDEAGRLVRPFTLTGGRTRPSRADFTLITTVTAVDPPPERAVRPQPEHGRILRLCARPLAVAEVAAHLDLPVSVVVIMLCDLLEAGLITARPPRPVTGTPDLDLLEKVRDGLGRI from the coding sequence GTGAGCGGAGGCGACGAAGCGGGCCGGCTCGTGCGGCCGTTCACCCTCACCGGTGGCCGGACCCGGCCCAGCCGTGCCGACTTCACGCTCATCACGACGGTGACCGCGGTCGACCCGCCACCGGAGCGGGCGGTCCGGCCGCAGCCGGAGCACGGCCGGATCCTGCGGCTGTGCGCCCGGCCGCTGGCCGTGGCGGAGGTCGCGGCCCATCTCGACCTGCCGGTCAGCGTGGTCGTCATCATGCTCTGCGATCTGCTGGAGGCGGGTCTGATCACGGCCCGGCCGCCCCGGCCCGTCACCGGCACCCCGGATCTCGATCTGCTGGAGAAAGTGAGGGACGGCCTTGGCCGGATCTGA
- a CDS encoding GTP-binding protein, with the protein MAGSDSTASTVPGADPAAPDTVKILIAGGFGVGKTTMVGAVSEIAPLCTEEPLTVAGLDVDDLKGIEEKRSTTVALDFGRITIGDDLVLYLFGTPGQQRFWFMWNDLAIGALGAVVLLDVRRPQSSFAAIDFFERRGIPFVVAANGFDGLHPYPTQEIKESLALPARVPVLLCDARERESCRDVLIALIDRLIEDVGPVRGAAR; encoded by the coding sequence TTGGCCGGATCTGATTCCACCGCTTCCACCGTCCCCGGCGCCGATCCGGCGGCGCCCGACACGGTGAAGATCCTCATCGCCGGGGGCTTCGGTGTCGGTAAGACCACGATGGTCGGCGCGGTCAGCGAGATCGCGCCGCTGTGCACGGAGGAGCCGCTGACCGTCGCGGGGCTGGACGTGGACGACCTGAAGGGCATCGAGGAGAAACGGTCCACCACCGTGGCGCTCGACTTCGGGCGGATCACCATCGGCGATGACCTGGTGCTGTACCTCTTCGGTACGCCGGGCCAGCAGCGGTTCTGGTTCATGTGGAACGACCTGGCGATCGGCGCGCTGGGGGCGGTGGTGCTCCTCGACGTACGACGCCCGCAGAGCAGTTTCGCCGCCATCGACTTCTTCGAGCGCCGGGGCATCCCCTTCGTCGTCGCGGCGAACGGCTTCGACGGGCTGCACCCGTACCCGACGCAGGAGATCAAGGAGTCGCTGGCGCTGCCGGCCCGGGTTCCGGTGCTGCTGTGCGACGCGCGGGAACGGGAGTCGTGCCGGGACGTCCTGATCGCCCTGATCGACCGGCTGATCGAGGACGTCGGACCGGTGCGGGGCGCCGCCCGCTGA
- a CDS encoding ankyrin repeat domain-containing protein, producing the protein MNRRRRKKLTKRLTAAAMCGGGPGIDLLLRAGADPAAADGDGTTPLYAACVQGDAVTARRLLAAGAPPDAESAGPGAEGTPLCAAACWGHTETVRTLLAHGADPGLREDRGTGRTPLEWAAAGPHPETVAVLRAAGAR; encoded by the coding sequence GTGAACAGAAGACGGCGCAAGAAACTGACGAAGCGTCTGACCGCGGCGGCGATGTGCGGGGGAGGCCCCGGGATCGACCTGCTGCTGCGCGCCGGAGCCGACCCCGCGGCCGCCGACGGGGACGGCACGACCCCGCTGTACGCGGCCTGCGTCCAGGGCGACGCCGTCACCGCCCGCCGGCTCCTCGCGGCCGGTGCGCCGCCCGACGCCGAGAGCGCGGGGCCGGGCGCCGAGGGAACGCCCCTGTGCGCGGCCGCCTGCTGGGGGCACACCGAGACCGTCCGTACCCTCCTCGCCCACGGTGCCGACCCCGGGCTCCGCGAGGACCGGGGCACCGGCCGCACGCCGCTCGAATGGGCGGCCGCGGGACCCCACCCGGAGACGGTCGCCGTACTGCGGGCCGCGGGAGCGCGCTGA
- a CDS encoding glycoside hydrolase family 43 protein, with translation MTPDPSRRLFLGAAASVPLALTLGTPAAHAADSAYVMSYFTETTSLGAGSDYGLHLAVSTDGLQWMPLNQNNPVVTPTDGALGLRDPFILRKQDGTFVVLATDLKGTDWSYVSQYVHVWNSTDLRTFTGYHRLKLHDMNTHCWAPEAFWDAGRGQYALIYSAVNSSGHNVIMVNYTTDFVTASAPQVFFDPGYDVIDGDMAVGVNGVNYLYFKKDQTLVGARSTSLDPGSFTAFSTGVAHGGTEAPTLVKSLTSGTWWLWGDTYTPNGVFYAWQSGDLSAGTWTALDQRTYTQPVNSKHCGITTITGTQYSNLVAKWGAPAWNRLKSYNFPDRYVRHADYVGRIDAYPFDLYTDSQWKLVPGLADGSGVSFQSVNYPTRYLRHYNYRLQLDVNDGTSTFAGDATFYRTAGLADPAWSSFRSYNNPTRYIRHSNYVLRIDPVSTATEKQDATFSVGY, from the coding sequence ATGACCCCCGACCCGTCCCGCCGCCTCTTCCTGGGCGCGGCCGCCTCCGTCCCGCTGGCTCTCACCCTCGGCACCCCGGCCGCCCACGCGGCCGACTCGGCGTACGTGATGAGCTACTTCACCGAGACGACCAGCCTCGGCGCCGGTTCCGACTACGGCCTCCATCTGGCCGTCAGCACGGACGGGTTGCAGTGGATGCCGCTGAACCAGAACAACCCCGTGGTCACCCCCACCGACGGGGCACTGGGACTGCGCGACCCGTTCATCCTGCGCAAGCAGGACGGCACCTTCGTGGTGCTCGCCACCGACCTCAAGGGCACCGACTGGAGCTACGTCAGCCAGTACGTGCACGTGTGGAACTCGACCGACCTGCGCACCTTCACCGGCTACCACCGGCTGAAGCTGCACGACATGAACACCCACTGCTGGGCGCCGGAGGCCTTCTGGGACGCCGGCCGGGGACAGTACGCGCTCATCTACTCCGCCGTGAACAGCAGCGGCCACAACGTGATCATGGTCAACTACACGACCGACTTCGTCACCGCGTCCGCGCCCCAGGTCTTCTTCGACCCCGGCTACGACGTCATCGACGGTGACATGGCCGTGGGCGTGAACGGCGTCAACTACCTGTACTTCAAGAAGGACCAGACGCTGGTGGGCGCACGCTCCACTTCGCTGGACCCCGGCAGCTTCACGGCCTTCAGCACGGGGGTCGCGCACGGCGGCACCGAGGCACCGACGCTCGTCAAGTCGCTCACCTCGGGCACCTGGTGGCTCTGGGGGGACACGTACACCCCCAACGGCGTCTTCTACGCGTGGCAGTCGGGCGACCTCTCGGCGGGCACCTGGACCGCGCTCGACCAGCGGACGTACACGCAGCCGGTGAACTCCAAGCACTGCGGCATCACGACCATCACCGGGACCCAGTACAGCAACCTCGTCGCCAAGTGGGGCGCGCCCGCCTGGAACCGGCTCAAGTCCTACAACTTCCCCGACCGTTACGTCCGCCACGCCGACTACGTCGGCCGCATCGACGCCTACCCCTTCGACCTGTACACCGACTCGCAGTGGAAGCTCGTGCCCGGCCTGGCCGACGGCTCCGGGGTCTCCTTCCAGTCGGTGAACTACCCGACCCGGTACCTGAGGCACTACAACTACCGGCTCCAGCTGGACGTCAACGACGGCACCTCGACGTTCGCCGGCGACGCGACCTTCTACCGTACGGCGGGCCTGGCCGACCCGGCGTGGTCCTCGTTCCGCTCGTACAACAACCCGACGCGTTACATCCGGCACTCGAACTACGTCCTGCGCATCGACCCGGTCTCGACGGCGACCGAGAAGCAGGACGCGACGTTCTCCGTCGGGTACTGA